ccgAATATCTCTATGTATATATGGAAagcaataaaatttcaatttaattttaaacaattcaTAATCCTCGCGCACAATCCGGCAGAACCGACTATACAATATAGCAGCACTAAAATAAATCCATTTCAAAATTTCACAAAGATAAGTAGGTCTTTACTAATTCAATCGTGATAACAAGACGTTCATAGTTACATGCATCATACGCAAAAATCAACCTACAGTTTTTATAATCGGTGAATACCTTTTTCATCGAAAACTTCATTTGCTACTTACTCTCGTGAATTTTGATCGTATGCATTATCGAGTACAGAAATAAATCGTGAAAGAAAACCCGATTTCGTAGCGATGCCTTAGCTGAATCCTCGTCGATAAAAATCCTACTGCATCTGAAGCTTTCGCAGCAAGTTGCGCAGCTCGTGCTCGAGTCTCGGGGTGAGGAGGGTACGTCCAAGCCTGGGCGGGAACATCGGTGGCGGTGCCTGCTGGTCCCGATCCTTGCCGTTCTGGTCGTCCACGCTGCTGACCAGACCTCGCACCAGGTCGTAGACTGAGATAGCGTTTTCCAGCTCACGGCCAAGACGCGGCGTGAACGTCGTCTCCTGGCGCTTGTCCTCTCCGCCTGTTGGGGTTATATCGGTATGAGTATCGACGACGAATTTCTACCGACCGTTATATAGTCAATCGTAGCGAAGAGTATTATCGCTTACCGGGAATGGTGACGAGGTTCCAGTTGGGCGAGCCGAGCATCTCGCTGAGGGCCTCGATCTTCTTGGGGGTGAACTTGTCGGATCGGCGTCGCCTGCCGAGCCGGGGACCGAACCACATGGCTCCCACCGGTCCCTCGGAGTTTTGGGTCAGGCAATGGGCGCCAACGCAGCCGCCCGACGTCTCCGGGTGCATCCTCTCGACCCGAGGCCCTTCCACCATGTCCGATCCTCTGCCGTCTGCCGATCAGAATCGTGCCGATTTTCGCTTTGATTATTACTGTACTTATTGCGCGGAGCTTTATCACGTAATGCGAACACGCGTGACTAAGATAAGTAAGAAATAAGAATCCACCATACCATACTGTCCAGCAACTCGATTCGCCATCAGAACAATCACAAGCAGGGCACAGAGGATCGCCTTCGTTCTCGCTCCGTTGATCAGTCTCGCAAGCTCCATAGTCACTTTCTGTTCTTTGTCTCCTCGTAGCAAAAGTATATCACCGACTTGTTGCACTGCTCCAAGCTCTTCTCGCGAACGACACTGGGACTGGCTCGAGAGGACGATCAGAGCTCGACTCTGCTAGATCGTCGGCCGTACGGAGCTTTTATACCCCTGCGAGCCAAGTCGAAGATGTTTGCGCGTTCCTTCCCTCGATatagagaggaagagagagcaGCGGATAGAGACAGACCCCCGCGCGCGTTCGCCGCGATTTGTATCAATTAGGAAGCGCGACTGTGAGTCGCCCATACGCAATGAGGATCGAATGTGTCGTCGCCGTCGAGAAATCGGGCGCACACCTACGCGCCCTGCGACAGAAGCTTCGTGATCCTCGCCTATTGCTTCGTCGGGCTTGACGCAGTGTGCTgttattgtgtgtgtgtgtgtgtgtgtgtgtgtgtgtgtattgtaATAGTCTTGTGATGGGCTGCATGGAGTGTGTCATGGGCCGTGCTTTTTCGTTTCGTGCAGGAAGATGAAGTAGTTCCGTCGGGACGTCGATGAGAACAGCGAGGGATAGAATCGGGAGTGTGACGCGACGGACGTCATCGAGTCCCACACTTTCCGAGAATGAGAAGAGCAAAATGTTGACCGAGGGTAGGTTATTTGTTCTCCTGGGCTATTAATGACGAACATGCCGGATATTTTTTCGGAATAATTGTGGTCTCGATGCCTTGATTGCGAAGATTTCGGATTACGCCTGCGGGTGCAGTTAATTATGTCGAGCTATATTATTACGTATTAGGTGTATACACTTGCGATGGCCTGGATTGATCTTGATATTATTATTCGAAATACATTTATAGAAACGCGTATACAAtggaaatattattcacatgTAAAGGAAAACAGTTTTGAACCGGGTTCTCCAGCACTATTTGGACTTTTTGTCAAACGCTGTCATGTAAATAGTCAATAATCAaaatctcttcttttttcggttaaaattttcgatattttaaccgatattttttttaaacgtcaaaaagaaaaaaacataaactAGAAACAGGTCAAATATTATTGCACCTGTCACTGTATCTGTTTCAAGTAGATCAACCGTAATCAAGTCAGACAATGGGCTATACCATTGGCtaaaccctggtagaaattggccgatttaaaatggtgaaaaagttaagaacttggtagttttctttgtcagttcttgttacaagatgtaacgctttttatcctagatctttggcagttcttagatcgagctgtttttgaaaagtaatgCCCAAGATAGTTGATCAAATGACAACGTTTACTTGGCTCGGTTGGCTAAGGCGCGCGGCTATCCTTGTGCAGGGCTCGGATTCATGTCCCCGGtcgctcgaaatttttcggatgatttttcgcatgcaaatcattattctataaactttcattaaaaaaactcgaatacactgaaaaaaacagAGTCATTTTAACTGAtctcgcaccagtaatccgtcattttACGATaactcgccaaaattaccgtagagttcagcagttttaaagaatcagttcggcCGTTTTTGCTGatgtcccgcgtaagcgaccaattttacgagtcgcgactcgcaaaaactaccagtggcacacccttgttcttactgaacagtcgttacggtgacagaacggttaaaactaccgtaCTTTACAGTagaaacgactgtgttttttttcagtgtacaaGTCTGCTAGTAATGATTTTCCAATTCTAACCTCGAATCGCCATTAACCACGTGCACCTGTGTCACCTATTTCACCAACAATCTTTGGAATAAAATAGTTAAGAATACTCAATCTAAAAACTGCTaaagaactaggataaaaagcgttacatcttgtaagaaaaactgacaaagaaaactaccaagttctGAGATTGACAATCTCAGAACTTCCAAATAACTTGGATACCGTTTCTAGCAGGGAAGCTTCTCAATAATTCTTatgtttttaatgataaaaTGCAAACCTTATAAGCATTTTTAAACTAGATGATTTAAGAAAATTTTGGGTAAAAGTAAGTGGTCAGTGTATACAGGTATAAGTCTTGAAACAAATGAAGTGATCAATGTCTCAGTCCCGCTGGACTATCACTCTTGAGTTAGAACCTGTCAATTATCCAAAAGTCAATTTCGGATTGAACTAATAATAGTCACTCTCAGACCGATCTTCCGCAATTAATCCGATCGTCGACACCCTTGTTGCTAGCCATTTCTTCTCTCATCGTTAATCGTGCTAGTCGAAAATTCATTTCTTTTTTACCTCTCgttattctttaaaaaaaagcagtCGTGAAAGACGATAATTACACGTGATGCTCTTGATATTTCCCGttttattttgtatcaatACATCTCTGTGCATTGCTTTATATTTCTCACAATCCTAGCTTCATCCTGTACTTTCAGTTTCATCAATTACTTTCATCCATTTTATTAGCGTTTAAACAATCAAAATCAGACAATTGAAGCCCACAAATAACCCACAAACGCGCTTACGCATAGCTGCATCGACACGAGCGTTCGTCTCTTCACCCCCGCAGCGAATGATGATTCAGTCAGGTCTATGTCACTCTCTTCTCTCCGAAAACGGTGCACATGCGTAGACGCGCCCGCGCCCCAAGCATGCGCACACTCGACGGCTATTTTCGTATCACAGGGGGTAGTAGCTAGAAAACAGCTCTCGCAAGCTCTCACACATAGCTCCTCCTCGCTTCTGCGGCCTCGATACCCGGAGCCGCGGAGAGCGTTTCACAGCTCTTttgtcctcctcctcctggcGCAAGCCTTACGATATTTTTCTTACGTATCCCCGCGGCCCGACTTTTATACTTTCGGCACACTTGTGCTTGCCGTCGAATCTCGGCTCGGGAGAGCAGGACGACTCTGGAGTCGCCCCAGCAACGAAGCACATCAACAGCTTGTCCGCTCGTATGATTCCTCGGTAGGGGATGTATCGCGGAAAGTCTCGACATAGCTGCAAGCTCGTTGCAAGCTCTGTTTACCGTGTACTCGGGGAGAAATATGTGGATGTCGGGTGTGTATTATACACAGTGTTTACAGCGGCTGCTCGCGATACGTGTGTATATTATAGTTACTCGTGTGCGTGTAGAAAGCTGAGAATTTCTGGTCTAGGGGAAAGATTAGGGTATGATGAGcgggatctctctctctctctctgtcgtgCCGTGCGAGAGCTTGTGTAGAGGGCTCGAGTTTTTATTCGGGTCGTTCCTCGCTTTCACTTTTGCGATATAGCGATGTATATTGCACGTGTCTGCTTTTAACTTGAATTTCAGCTTATTCGATTGGACTAATTATACGttacatataaaataaaaattatccgACATATCTTTTTTCAAAACCTTTCTTCGCAGCCATATCACACCAGTGATATACTTTCATGTCTGTCGACGTATACGTCGTTATAATGTACGATCAATGCAAGCGCAacatatgcgcgaatatataagAGATATGAGCTAAGTGCTTTTTCAGTGGGATCGGACGCGCGAACTTTCGATACTCGGCCTAAGCAAACAAACCTTCGCTTCATGACTTTTTTTGCCCCTCTCACGTCGGTCAGCGACTCACTTCTCACTCGAGCGCTGCACGTGTTATAAGAACGTGATGTGCCCGCGTATAGGCCGGATAAATGCGCGCATACGTTCGCGCCTATGACTCGAGATAACAACGTGGCTCTGTATAAGTGGGTTATATATTGTGATTCCTTGGTTTTTTTCCGGTCATTGCTTTAAGCTTTCGGCTGAGATTATTTCTCACGTTAGTATAAGTGGTTTATTCAGGCGTAAGAATTTCAGTACGTATGCAtgagattttttataaatattttataaaaagatacCTTGAAGCCATGAGAAAGaacaaatttttcatgatTCAAGTGATATAAAATCACGATGCGTTTTTCATACTCGTAACCTGAGCGCGAGCGAAAAAATACCGAATTATATTCCTAATTGAGGCCAACGCTCACAAGCATAAGCACAGGCGCACTTCCATACACTCGATGTTTGTAATCCGAAGCGCAAATATAGCTCTGCGCGGCAGCGATATACCTTTTCCCAGCCGCAAGCTCCGCCCAGTTTATGGCTTTCACGCAATTTCCACCGGCTCCGGTCCTAAGGCGTACGATTCGTCGGATAACTCGAGTGGCGGCCATAACACCGCGCGGATACCGCGGGTTCACGGCCCGTTTGGCCCACCCTCTCTCTTGCGCCTCCGAGAGCGGCTTCCATTTCGCGAgaggtatattatatattatacttggCGAGCTTTTTCTCCAAGCCTTTGTTCGTTCGTCGGTTCGTTGCGAGATTATACTCGATGGTCTTGCATATTGATTGGCATGAATAATAAAGGCGGTTTTCGATtggttttgaaaatatttgaatattgtTTTGTTTCGAAATTCATTCGACCGCTTATTGATTATATTTATAGCATACCAAATTTCAGGTTCACACGGCTATATTCATAATTGAATTAACGAATATGTCTCTCAAAAGGCAAGCAAGAATAGCTACATCAGTATCAAGTAAATCGATAGAACATTCAAACATtcaaaaaagttaatttactAGTATATAGACCGCGACATGTTGTAAAACATCGTAGCTTATTGGACCATTCGTGCCGTAACTGCCAGTCTCTTAATACAAATCGTTGTTGGCATACTTTTTTCACATGAACAATGGGTAGTCGATATGCGACGTCGAAAGAATCACCGCAAACATCGACACCAATCGAAATcaattttctcctctctcccccctccaaaaaaaaaaaaaaaacctgcGCCTAGCTATAACCACGTCTTTTTAGCGCAAAATTTAGTGCTCGTCCTCGCGGAGAAAGCGACAGCCCCGTCGATCTTACTCTCCTCCGCATCCGTATCCCGCGGCTCCTATATAGGCGCGCACGTGTTGCAGCATCCCCGAGACCCCGGCGACGCTACGTGCATCCATCCATTCATTCATTCGGACCCCCAATTTGTCGTATATGCGATGCAGCAGCAACGAAACGAACGCggaagcgcgcgcgccacTCGTCTGGAGCCtgcggagcgagagagaaaagcaaaAGGGCGGTGTTGGTTGGACAAGGCTCTTTTGACGCGGCTGCAGTGGAGCTTTCCGCCCTGCTGTACGAAATTTGAGAGGAGTATCGTTGACTGGCGCCGAAACGGCGATTGCGATGCGCTTTCAGTTTTGACTGGCTCGACGTGCACGTGCGTGTGGCTATAGGTATTATAGCTGGCGTCGGCGACTCTCTCCTGATGGTGGGCGTAAAAATCTGTCTTGTCGACGAGGCGTGTTGTTCTTTAGCGCATTTTACGATTTCACGCGTGAAATTGCGCTAATGGTATAGCTGGAATTTCGCCTCGTTCCAAGATTTGAAGCTGATTCGATAAAAAGCATTTATTTTTCGTTGATGATAATATAGCTGTGTGTACAATGTGAAAAGAGTATccggattatttttttaattttactcttCGCGCATTATTGTATCTGATGGGTGATGTGTTATTAAAGATGGAACTCGGGTCAGTCGCGCCGACGGCCGCCGTAGCTGCTATACTTCCGCTAATAGATTATCGGTGGCCTTTGGTATTCCACCGATGTATATACAGAAAACGGTTCacttataaattatacttatttAGATCTAACAAGACATTGCCTTGAAGGGTCAGACTAAATCAACCGAAGAGACATAAGAAGATCAATGAACTGCGCGATCCAAGTGCGCGATAAATATTTAGATTTCAAAGCGCCGAACTGGACTGAATCGGGGGATGAAAGACTTGTTACGAAAACAATCAAAAAGTTACTTTCGATCAATGTTCCGTTCCAAAATTAAACGCGCGCGTTGTgtattaaaaaagaatatcCCTTTTTCCACATCGAGACGACCAAAACCGCAGAGATATTTTTTTCGAATGAGGGCACTTACACGTCTCTAAGCTACTGGCGATGAGAACTTTAGGGAAAGCTCAAGTGGTGTTTTGCTTATGACGAGCAACACTTGAGATGTAAAAGGAAAGAATATCGGGAATGGATTTTTTGTCTGCTCCGAGACTGCacgcaaatgaaaaaatcctTCACAAGTCGTTTGAACTGTTTCTTTTTAATATCAAGTAAGACGTATTAATTACactttatacaaaattttacagACAATACTCGCGACGCTCTCTACGCGTTTTTGGAAAAGCGATCGAAGAGAAGGGACAAAAATATGtaatagaataataatatgatGTTTTTGTAAAGAATTTAAGTACGTTTTTTTTATACTCGTTTTTCTTTGGCCTTCGCATGATACataatagtaataatgatATAAATCTATGTTTTATACGATAGAGCAATATACTTATAAATACTATATATAAAACATTTGGCACAGTAGTCTATATTTACAGCTTAACAAAACATTTTGAGCACTGAGATCGGAAATGCGACTATATTTACAAGGTACGTACACATCGCATTGCCTATATGCTTTAACTCTACATTACATGCGTCGTCATTAGTTCTTAGACGCGGTTGCATACAATTCGAACGAGTTAAACTCGGATCGCTCATTGCAGAGTACTCGCCGGCGGTTCCTGCTTCAATTCGAGGGCCCACATGTGCTGGGGCCAACCGGTTCGGCCTTTGCCCTTCGACGTTTCTTCCTGCATTCCCATCACGTGCATCGCCACGTCGCTCTGTAATGCAAAAATCGGTTTGCGTTATCGACTCGGCTGATCGAAAACATTTTCACCGCAATCGAGAGTACATCGCTAAAAGAGTACACAAACTCACCAGACTAGCCTGCGACTTGTTCCTCCTGCCGCTGGATAGAATCTCCGCC
The sequence above is a segment of the Nasonia vitripennis strain AsymCx chromosome 3, Nvit_psr_1.1, whole genome shotgun sequence genome. Coding sequences within it:
- the NV_30145 gene encoding pyrokinin-like peptide precursor is translated as MELARLINGARTKAILCALLVIVLMANRVAGQYDGRGSDMVEGPRVERMHPETSGGCVGAHCLTQNSEGPVGAMWFGPRLGRRRRSDKFTPKKIEALSEMLGSPNWNLVTIPGGEDKRQETTFTPRLGRELENAISVYDLVRGLVSSVDDQNGKDRDQQAPPPMFPPRLGRTLLTPRLEHELRNLLRKLQMQ